A segment of the Diachasmimorpha longicaudata isolate KC_UGA_2023 chromosome 5, iyDiaLong2, whole genome shotgun sequence genome:
AAAGTCGAATTCAAGTACGGACTAGTCGGGAATGGTTCGTCATCGTCGTTTAATGGGGCGCGATCTCCGTGTCGAAAAATCTGGAATAAAGATTTATCAGTCTCAATCAATTTTGAGTCGAGCTGAATTTTATAGCTGTGAACTGGTCTccttttgtaattaataacgGAGTTTAAAGGATTGTCGACTACATCACTTATCAAGGAATTCtttcatgaatttaaaaattattgacggaaagaaaattcatattaaattgatttttttttcaaactcacTGAAAATCAGTGAACCTTAATAATTTCCCAACATTAGTAATTTACAATTGTAACATCGAACCTTATAAATCGAGAAATAAATATACACAAAGATGATTACTTTTATTTGtttgaatttattgtttatttactgacaataattaaatttccagaAATCCTGAGCCACTCACCACATTAACAAATTTGTACTTCAGCCCCAGAACTATCTGAAAATCGACGAAAAACACCAGCACAATAACGCAAGAAGAAACTCTCATCATAACGAGTAAAGCTCACAGATTAAAATTCCTGATTTTATCCGAATAACGAAGAGCTTCACACGTTCGCGAATATCAGACTGCGATACTCAAACGAAGCGTCACTTGTTCATTTACCTCTCATAAAAAagtaatccaataaaattcgataaaaGGTGAGGCTTATCACAGTCATAAATGGATTTGTGGGGACTCGCATTCGTCCAAGTCGCATCAGTGGGAgatatttttacaattaaattttttcaattcagtgATAACGATTAACTAGGGGCTGAGATCCGTCCTAATTAGTGACTCCAGTCACTGAACATACTGAACATTGGAGATGCGTTAATTTCCCTCATTTCACCTTTTCCCATCAtaattataagaaaaaaaattcgaaaagtcATTCAGACCCTGACGACGTTTAGTGTAAATAATTAGTTTTATTCGTATATTAATCCTAAGTCAATTTGCGGAAAATCATTCAGACCCTGACGacatttaatataaataattaattttattcgtaTCTTAACCCTAacgcaattaaaaattcctattacAAATACTGAAGGTAAAAATGAACAACAACTTGTCCTCTTTATGGCATGCAGTTGATATCGTCCACTGAAGGCAGAACATCAGAGTATAATTGTATAAACCTGTTGAGAGGACATATCCTCCCACACCTGGGGATGTTTATCTGCGTTATTTCCTGTGGATCTCCGAGATAATAAATTATCTGAAgcagaaaaattttgattaataTGGATCGGGCGAAATTGTGATTATTCTTTTTGCAAATTGTTATCAATGTGAAGGTCGTTCTTACCCTGACAAAGTATTCCTTACGCTCTTCTAATAATTCAACGAATAAGGCACTGGCATATTCCGGCACGTGCGGGTTGTAAACTCCGAGGGTCTCCATGAGGGCGGTCAGGTTAATCTCGTGACCGCTGAGCAGGACCATTTTTAACGGCATCTCTTTCGCGGCGGTCGCAGTCAACAACATATTATCGGTGAAGTTCTTCAGAAGCATtcctgaataatttatttattttctttgtaataatttaattataataatgaaaataaaatgggcTAATGGTACGGTCCCTAGAAAACTTCCACAACGTCATGTATTGgatgtgaataataaaaatcaggaGATCCGGAGATCGAATTACCTagtttaatcatttttcctgTAGTGGATTATGATTGCTTGgaagaatataaataaaatatttcaattttgaatctTTGGAACCTCAAAAACAACTGTTCATTGCGGATATTCTGACTATTCTCTCATGTTAATCTTAATATTTTCTCACCTCCATTCAGCACTTTCAGTCTTTCACTCCAGCTCATGACCCGATAATTGAGAATAGCTCCGTCATGCAATTTCCCATAAGGAAAAATCCCCGAGGTCCATTCTGGCAGTCTAAGTCCCATGGCATTCAACGCCTTCAGACTATTGTAGAGGCCCTCCATGTCCAGGGCAGTCTTAATCGGCTTTCCAGTCCACTTGGTGAGGAATTCCATCAGTCGTTGGTACTCTATCAACTCTCTCCTGAAGTCTACGGATTCTTCCACAGTCCTGAGCTCTTCTTTAAACCTAAAGTGATGATAAACTCATCAATTTCAGGTCCAAGGAGACAATTGAGATTAAATCTCactgattaataaattaaatcagAATTGTCAATTGAGATTTAATGAGTGAGAAGAAGCTCAAAAAATgttcgaattttctagggttattttttattctgatttttttttattaatgtgatgaagagaaaatcTACGACCATCGGCGTCAACTCACCTCGGACAGTCCTGAGGCCTCAGTAAAGTATCGGGATATGGAATGTAGTTGGCGATAACCGGTTGCCAGTTGAAATCCGGATGCCACATTTGCTCGGGTGcaggtggaaacatccctgCCATCACCAGTTGAAGTGACATCTTCGTTCTATCGTAGTCCGAGCTACGAGCGATAATCGCACTCGGGTGATAGACATCGCCTAGGAAATCACCGTATCTTTGGCGGATGTGAACACCAAGATCGTAGACACGTCGTTTTCCTTGCTGAATATTTTACAGACGATCAGTTATTAAATTTCAACTAACAATTTTCCGAAATGTTAGTACCACGACTACTAAACTCCACAGGGAGAGGAATATTTGATAGAAATTACGtatcttttccgtaatttcgGAGCAAAATGTggttgaggaaaattttaccTTTTTCGAACTTTACGgaattttatagaaattttttcacagagtcccgtaatttttatcaaatagtTTTCTTCATCAGGAGTTAGattttgttggaattttttaagatCATTTCTACACGATTATTCGGTCAAATTTAgccaatcaatcaattaatctcATGAGAACTATAATCGGACATGCggtggatttaaaaaaaaagaacgatGTACTCACATTGGTCAACTGTCCCAATCCATAAGGATAGAAAGTCCAGTTAAGGTATGGACTAGTTGGAAAGGGTTCAT
Coding sequences within it:
- the LOC135162600 gene encoding venom acid phosphatase Acph-1-like, producing the protein MSRILHAQVISLLIVIGVHAIGGLHTKFVNVVFRHGDRTTLDNADEPFPTSPYLNWTFYPYGLGQLTNQGKRRVYDLGVHIRQRYGDFLGDVYHPSAIIARSSDYDRTKMSLQLVMAGMFPPAPEQMWHPDFNWQPVIANYIPYPDTLLRPQDCPRFKEELRTVEESVDFRRELIEYQRLMEFLTKWTGKPIKTALDMEGLYNSLKALNAMGLRLPEWTSGIFPYGKLHDGAILNYRVMSWSERLKVLNGGMLLKNFTDNMLLTATAAKEMPLKMVLLSGHEINLTALMETLGVYNPHVPEYASALFVELLEERKEYFVRIIYYLGDPQEITQINIPRCGRICPLNRFIQLYSDVLPSVDDINCMP